The Triticum aestivum cultivar Chinese Spring chromosome 7B, IWGSC CS RefSeq v2.1, whole genome shotgun sequence genome window below encodes:
- the LOC123159707 gene encoding uncharacterized protein isoform X1, which produces MDLFLPLVSFILILGGQGSQHASFADAAKMTLTNMETLMAYWEAALPGIPIPPAISDLLAQQKGLSKIEPNYERVKSEAGHMDNHVHIISQVEDHLKEAHGSHGEQGIKKAMIAHEPNIGKDLKTQPLSHGLQAKNYVEEKIAAHRTKNEENLKEISVSYGSEGDNNFKKVSLNLKKILAAYTPLKDENLKEISVSYGSKGGEAHKEVSGSYGLEGEHNLKEISLSYGINSNDTPKEESAYEENVKDISVSYGLEGSKSLKKVPLNLKKNLAAYKEISVSYGSKGQEISKEASGISGLKGEMDLKDISVSYGVDDHENLKEISVTYGSKDQ; this is translated from the exons ATGGATTTGTTTCTGCCACTCGTCTCATTTATTCTG ATTCTTGGAGGACAAGGTAGCCAGCATGCGAGTTTTGCCGATGCGGCCAAGATGACGCTGACAAACATGGAGACGCTGATGGCGTACTGGGAGGCGGCGCTTCCAGGAATTCCGATTCCACCAGCTATCAGCGACCTATTAGCGCAACAAAAAG GGCTGTCAAAAATTGAACCAAACTATGAGAGAGTCAAGTCAGAAGCTGGTCACATGGACAACCATGTTCATATCATATCACAAGTTGAAGATCATTTAAAGGAGGCCCATGGGTCTCATGGCGAACAAGGTATAAAGAAGGCCATGATAGCACATGAGCCAAATATTGGTAAGGATCTGAAGACACAACCATTGTCACATGGGTTACAAGctaaaaattatgtagaagaaaaAATTGCTGCGCATAGAACAAAAAATGAAGAAAATCTAAAGGAAATATCAGTGTCATATGGGTCAGAAGGTGACAACAATTTTAAGAAAGTTTCACTAAATTTGAAGAAGATCCTTGCAGCATATACACCTTTGAAAGATGAAAACCTTAAGGAAATATCTGTGTCCTATGGATCAAAAGGTGGAGAAGCCCACAAAGAAGTTTCAGGGTCATACGGGTTAGAAGGTGAACATAATTTAAAAGAAATATCACTGTCTTATGGTATAAACAGCAATGATACTCCAAAGGAAGAATCTGCATATGAAGAAAATGTAAAGGATATCTCAGTGTCATATGGGTTAGAAGGTTCAAAGAGTTTAAAGAAAGTTCCACTAAATTTAAAGAAGAACCTTGCAGCATACAAGGAAATATCTGTGTCATATGGATCAAAAGGCCAAGAGATTTCAAAGGAAGCATCAGGAATATCTGGGTTAAAAGGTGAAATGGATTTAAAAGATATCTCAGTGTCTTATGGTGTTGATGACCATGAAAATCTGAAGGAGATATCTGTGACATATGGATCAAAAGATCAATAA
- the LOC123159707 gene encoding uncharacterized protein isoform X2, with amino-acid sequence MDLFLPLVSFILILGGQGSQHASFADAAKMTLTNMETLMAYWEAALPGIPIPPAISDLLAQQKGLSKIEPNYERVKSEAGHMDNHVHIISQVEDHLKEAHGSHGEQGIKKAMIAHEPNIAYTPLKDENLKEISVSYGSKGGEAHKEVSGSYGLEGEHNLKEISLSYGINSNDTPKEESAYEENVKDISVSYGLEGSKSLKKVPLNLKKNLAAYKEISVSYGSKGQEISKEASGISGLKGEMDLKDISVSYGVDDHENLKEISVTYGSKDQ; translated from the exons ATGGATTTGTTTCTGCCACTCGTCTCATTTATTCTG ATTCTTGGAGGACAAGGTAGCCAGCATGCGAGTTTTGCCGATGCGGCCAAGATGACGCTGACAAACATGGAGACGCTGATGGCGTACTGGGAGGCGGCGCTTCCAGGAATTCCGATTCCACCAGCTATCAGCGACCTATTAGCGCAACAAAAAG GGCTGTCAAAAATTGAACCAAACTATGAGAGAGTCAAGTCAGAAGCTGGTCACATGGACAACCATGTTCATATCATATCACAAGTTGAAGATCATTTAAAGGAGGCCCATGGGTCTCATGGCGAACAAGGTATAAAGAAGGCCATGATAGCACATGAGCCAAATATTG CATATACACCTTTGAAAGATGAAAACCTTAAGGAAATATCTGTGTCCTATGGATCAAAAGGTGGAGAAGCCCACAAAGAAGTTTCAGGGTCATACGGGTTAGAAGGTGAACATAATTTAAAAGAAATATCACTGTCTTATGGTATAAACAGCAATGATACTCCAAAGGAAGAATCTGCATATGAAGAAAATGTAAAGGATATCTCAGTGTCATATGGGTTAGAAGGTTCAAAGAGTTTAAAGAAAGTTCCACTAAATTTAAAGAAGAACCTTGCAGCATACAAGGAAATATCTGTGTCATATGGATCAAAAGGCCAAGAGATTTCAAAGGAAGCATCAGGAATATCTGGGTTAAAAGGTGAAATGGATTTAAAAGATATCTCAGTGTCTTATGGTGTTGATGACCATGAAAATCTGAAGGAGATATCTGTGACATATGGATCAAAAGATCAATAA
- the LOC123159707 gene encoding uncharacterized protein isoform X3 codes for MDLFLPLVSFILILGGQGSQHASFADAAKMTLTNMETLMAYWEAALPGIPIPPAISDLLAQQKGLSKIEPNYERVKSEAGHMDNHVHIISQVEDHLKEAHGSHGEQGIKKAMIAHEPNIAYKEISVSYGSKGQEISKEASGISGLKGEMDLKDISVSYGVDDHENLKEISVTYGSKDQ; via the exons ATGGATTTGTTTCTGCCACTCGTCTCATTTATTCTG ATTCTTGGAGGACAAGGTAGCCAGCATGCGAGTTTTGCCGATGCGGCCAAGATGACGCTGACAAACATGGAGACGCTGATGGCGTACTGGGAGGCGGCGCTTCCAGGAATTCCGATTCCACCAGCTATCAGCGACCTATTAGCGCAACAAAAAG GGCTGTCAAAAATTGAACCAAACTATGAGAGAGTCAAGTCAGAAGCTGGTCACATGGACAACCATGTTCATATCATATCACAAGTTGAAGATCATTTAAAGGAGGCCCATGGGTCTCATGGCGAACAAGGTATAAAGAAGGCCATGATAGCACATGAGCCAAATATTG CATACAAGGAAATATCTGTGTCATATGGATCAAAAGGCCAAGAGATTTCAAAGGAAGCATCAGGAATATCTGGGTTAAAAGGTGAAATGGATTTAAAAGATATCTCAGTGTCTTATGGTGTTGATGACCATGAAAATCTGAAGGAGATATCTGTGACATATGGATCAAAAGATCAATAA